One part of the Paenibacillus silvisoli genome encodes these proteins:
- a CDS encoding ammonium transporter, translating to MDVATLSAGLDTIWVVLTAAMILLMEGGFALLEAGFVRQKNAVSIIMKVFVDITFGALIFYFIGFGLMYGKDTGGLIGTTGFLLNGDLSHIANNISHETYWLFQCAFVIAVISIVSGAVAERIHFRAYILYTIAMTGLIYPVAGHWVWAAGGWLGKLGMIDFAGSAVIHALGGFAALAAAIFIGPRIGKFSADGKSNIVPPSNLPLASVGAFILWFGWFGFNSGSTLSATNGSIGHIAITTMLSAAAGGATCILFTMFRYKKADPPMVINGSLAGLVGITAGCAFVSDGAAILIGVVCGIAMVLITELLDSKRIDDPVGAFAVHGVSGSLGTLAVGLFAMPEMTKGIGQEYYGLFYGGGWNLLGVQALGLAIVSVWGFALTWIVLLAIKRFIPVRVSRDEELIGLDVGIHGVPAYNQDHDFLDLEQLKSSR from the coding sequence ATGGATGTAGCTACGCTGTCAGCCGGACTCGATACGATCTGGGTCGTATTGACGGCCGCCATGATCCTGCTGATGGAAGGCGGCTTCGCGCTTCTTGAGGCAGGCTTTGTCAGGCAGAAAAACGCAGTCAGCATCATTATGAAGGTGTTCGTGGACATCACCTTCGGCGCACTAATCTTTTATTTTATCGGTTTCGGTTTGATGTATGGCAAAGATACCGGCGGATTGATCGGCACGACGGGCTTCCTGCTGAACGGCGATCTGTCGCATATCGCGAACAACATCTCGCATGAAACGTATTGGCTGTTCCAGTGCGCGTTCGTTATCGCCGTCATCTCCATCGTATCCGGCGCCGTAGCGGAACGCATCCACTTCCGGGCGTACATATTGTACACGATCGCCATGACCGGCCTAATCTACCCGGTTGCCGGACATTGGGTGTGGGCGGCCGGCGGCTGGCTGGGGAAGCTCGGCATGATCGACTTCGCCGGCTCCGCAGTCATCCATGCGCTCGGCGGCTTTGCAGCGCTTGCCGCGGCGATCTTCATCGGCCCTCGTATCGGAAAATTTTCGGCGGACGGCAAAAGCAACATCGTCCCTCCGTCCAACCTGCCGCTCGCTTCGGTCGGCGCGTTCATCCTCTGGTTCGGCTGGTTCGGCTTCAACTCCGGAAGCACGCTCAGCGCCACGAACGGTTCCATCGGCCACATCGCCATCACGACCATGCTTTCCGCGGCGGCCGGGGGAGCAACCTGCATTCTATTCACCATGTTCCGGTATAAGAAAGCCGATCCGCCGATGGTTATCAACGGATCGCTCGCCGGACTGGTAGGCATTACGGCCGGCTGCGCGTTCGTATCGGACGGCGCCGCGATTCTAATCGGCGTCGTATGCGGCATCGCGATGGTGCTTATTACAGAGCTCCTCGATAGCAAACGCATCGACGATCCGGTAGGCGCATTCGCCGTGCACGGCGTCAGCGGCAGCTTAGGGACGCTCGCCGTCGGACTGTTCGCCATGCCGGAGATGACGAAAGGAATTGGCCAAGAATACTACGGCTTGTTCTATGGCGGCGGCTGGAATTTGCTCGGCGTCCAAGCGCTTGGCCTTGCAATCGTCAGTGTCTGGGGCTTTGCGCTGACGTGGATCGTTCTTCTGGCCATCAAGCGGTTCATCCCGGTGCGCGTATCGAGAGACGAAGAGCTCATCGGACTAGACGTCGGCATCCATGGCGTGCCGGCCTACAATCAAGATCACGACTTCCTCGACCTGGAGCAGTTGAAATCCAGCAGATAA
- a CDS encoding aminotransferase class I/II-fold pyridoxal phosphate-dependent enzyme — MAEQNQDKKNTQFATKLIHFGAEIDSSTGASSVPIYQASTFHHHDIFNPPTYDYSRSGNPTRQALEDYITLLEGGVRGFAFASGMAAISTAFLLFSTGDHVIVTEDVYGGTYRLLTTVLNRLGIESTFVDMTDFEAVKAALQPNTKAVFMETPSNPTLKITDIGEIAAWAKENELITLLDNTFMTPYHQRPIELGVDIVLHSATKFLGGHSDVLAGLAVVATESLGRRLKQLQNGLGTVLGTQESWLLIRGMKTLQARMEHSERSARKLAEWLDNNPEVTRVYYPGLADHPRRDVHEKQSKGYGAVVSFDVGDGERAKAVLSRVKLPLVAVSLGAVESILSYPAMMSHAAMPREVRHERGITDGLLRYSVGLEDIDDLIADLDQALKGE; from the coding sequence ATGGCAGAACAGAACCAAGACAAGAAGAATACTCAATTCGCGACGAAGCTGATTCACTTCGGCGCCGAGATCGACAGCAGCACCGGCGCGTCGAGCGTGCCGATTTATCAGGCGTCGACGTTCCATCATCACGATATTTTCAATCCGCCGACGTACGATTACAGCCGCTCCGGCAATCCGACCCGTCAGGCGCTGGAAGATTACATTACGCTGCTGGAAGGCGGCGTTCGCGGCTTCGCGTTCGCCTCCGGAATGGCGGCGATCTCGACCGCGTTTCTGTTGTTCTCGACGGGCGATCACGTCATCGTAACCGAGGACGTATACGGCGGTACGTACCGCTTGCTCACGACGGTTTTGAACCGGCTTGGCATTGAATCCACATTCGTGGACATGACCGATTTCGAAGCCGTGAAAGCTGCCCTGCAGCCGAATACGAAAGCCGTCTTCATGGAGACGCCGTCCAACCCGACGCTCAAAATTACCGATATCGGCGAAATCGCGGCGTGGGCGAAGGAGAACGAGCTGATCACGCTGCTCGACAATACGTTCATGACGCCGTACCATCAGCGTCCGATCGAGCTTGGCGTCGACATCGTGCTGCACAGCGCGACGAAGTTCCTTGGCGGTCACAGCGACGTGCTGGCCGGACTGGCCGTCGTTGCGACGGAGAGCCTTGGACGCAGGCTGAAGCAGCTGCAGAACGGCCTTGGCACCGTGCTCGGCACCCAGGAGTCCTGGCTGCTGATACGCGGCATGAAGACGCTCCAAGCGCGGATGGAGCACAGCGAGCGCAGTGCCCGGAAGCTGGCGGAATGGCTGGACAATAACCCGGAAGTCACGCGCGTTTACTATCCGGGGCTTGCGGATCATCCTCGCCGCGACGTACACGAGAAGCAGTCGAAGGGCTACGGCGCTGTCGTTTCCTTCGACGTCGGCGACGGCGAGCGCGCCAAAGCGGTGCTCAGCCGCGTGAAGCTTCCGCTCGTAGCGGTAAGTCTTGGCGCGGTTGAAAGTATTTTGTCTTACCCGGCGATGATGTCGCATGCCGCGATGCCTCGCGAAGTGCGCCATGAGCGCGGAATAACGGACGGCTTGCTCCGTTACTCGGTCGGTCTGGAGGACATTGACGATTTGATCGCGGACCTCGACCAGGCGCTTAAAGGGGAATAA
- a CDS encoding 3D domain-containing protein — protein sequence MMTSFLSFQRVITISTAVITMVICILAADCTAAGSGGIDHVRSHAGTFKPDELPKQASKAYKPIQVIATGYTAGVESTGKRPGHPQYGITYSGVRVRRGLVSTIAADPKVFPIGTLLYVPGYGYGIVADTGSKIKGKKIDLYFETRKQVFKQWGKRKVTVHVLRRGNGKLTEAWLKELNEAVTAEKTIPRELLES from the coding sequence ATGATGACAAGCTTTTTGTCGTTTCAACGCGTTATTACAATCAGTACCGCCGTCATAACGATGGTGATTTGCATCTTAGCCGCGGATTGTACCGCAGCCGGCAGCGGCGGTATCGATCACGTCCGCAGCCATGCCGGTACGTTCAAGCCGGACGAGCTGCCGAAGCAAGCATCCAAAGCCTATAAACCGATTCAAGTTATTGCCACGGGCTATACGGCTGGCGTCGAATCCACCGGCAAGCGTCCGGGGCATCCCCAATACGGCATCACTTACTCAGGCGTTCGGGTGCGCAGAGGCTTGGTTTCGACCATTGCCGCAGACCCGAAAGTGTTTCCGATCGGAACCTTGCTCTACGTGCCCGGATACGGGTATGGCATCGTAGCCGACACCGGCTCTAAGATTAAGGGGAAGAAAATCGATTTGTATTTTGAAACAAGGAAGCAAGTGTTTAAGCAGTGGGGAAAACGTAAAGTAACGGTCCACGTTCTGCGGAGGGGCAACGGGAAGCTGACCGAAGCCTGGCTGAAGGAATTGAACGAGGCGGTAACGGCCGAGAAGACGATTCCGCGCGAGCTGCTTGAGTCCTAG
- the thrS gene encoding threonine--tRNA ligase, protein MAAVQVKLPDGAVREYEQGTTIEDVAGSISNGLRKNAIAGKVDGKVVDIYTPLEGDVSLEIVTVESADGLEVYRHSTAHLMAQAIKRLFGKENAVKLGIGPVIEDGFYYDIDMEQSLTPEDLVKIEKEMERIVQEDLPIRRRVVSREEAVAIFSEINDPLKLELIRDLPADVQLTIYDQGEFFDLCRGPHLPSTGRIKAFKLLSVAGAYWRGDSKNKMLQRIYGTAFPKKAQLDEHLHFLEEAKKRDHRKLGRELKMFTFSKEVGQGLPLWLPNGARLRRTMERYIVDLEESLGYHHVYTPVLANVELYKTSGHWEHYSEDMFPKMALDNEELVLRPMNCPHHMMVFKSDMRSYRDLPIRIAELGTMHRYEMSGALTGLHRVRAMTLNDAHIFCRPDQIKEEFARVVNLIRQVYDDFGIKDYRFRLSYRDPQDTEKYFQNDEMWEMSQRMLREVVEELGLPFFEAEGEAAFYGPKLDVQIKTALGKEETLSTAQLDFLLPERFELEYVGDDGKKHRPVVIHRGIISTMERMTAFLLENFAGAFPLWLSPVQAKIIPVSVAYEGYARELESKLQLAGIRVESDLRNEKLGYKIREAQLEKAPYMLVVGENEANSESVSVRKRGEGDLGSMPVSQLISLLKEQISQKQI, encoded by the coding sequence ATGGCAGCAGTTCAAGTCAAGCTTCCGGACGGCGCAGTCCGGGAATACGAGCAAGGAACAACAATCGAAGACGTAGCGGGTTCCATTAGCAACGGGTTGCGCAAAAACGCGATCGCGGGCAAGGTAGACGGTAAAGTCGTCGATATTTATACGCCGCTTGAGGGCGACGTATCCCTGGAGATCGTAACGGTTGAATCCGCGGACGGCCTGGAGGTGTACCGTCACAGTACGGCTCATCTCATGGCTCAGGCAATCAAGCGTCTGTTCGGCAAAGAAAACGCCGTGAAGCTCGGCATCGGTCCGGTTATCGAGGACGGCTTCTACTACGATATCGACATGGAGCAGTCGCTCACGCCGGAAGATCTGGTTAAGATCGAGAAAGAGATGGAGCGCATCGTTCAAGAGGATCTGCCGATCCGCCGCCGCGTCGTAAGCCGTGAGGAAGCGGTTGCGATCTTCTCGGAAATCAACGATCCGCTGAAACTGGAGCTGATCCGCGATCTGCCTGCGGACGTACAGCTGACGATTTACGATCAAGGCGAATTTTTCGATCTTTGCCGCGGACCGCACTTGCCGTCCACTGGCCGCATTAAAGCGTTCAAGCTGCTGAGCGTAGCCGGCGCTTACTGGCGCGGCGATTCCAAGAACAAGATGCTGCAGCGGATTTACGGAACGGCGTTTCCGAAGAAAGCGCAGCTGGACGAGCACCTTCATTTCCTGGAGGAAGCGAAGAAGCGCGATCACCGCAAACTCGGCCGCGAGCTGAAAATGTTCACGTTCTCGAAGGAAGTCGGCCAAGGCTTGCCGCTATGGCTGCCAAACGGCGCACGCCTCCGCAGAACGATGGAGCGCTACATCGTCGACCTGGAAGAGAGCCTTGGCTACCACCACGTGTATACGCCGGTTCTGGCGAACGTTGAGCTGTACAAAACGAGCGGTCACTGGGAGCACTACAGCGAGGATATGTTCCCGAAAATGGCGCTCGACAACGAGGAGCTTGTCCTCCGTCCGATGAACTGTCCGCACCATATGATGGTGTTCAAGAGCGACATGCGCTCGTACCGCGACCTGCCGATCCGGATCGCGGAGCTCGGCACGATGCACCGCTACGAAATGTCCGGCGCCTTGACAGGCCTGCACCGCGTGCGCGCGATGACGCTGAACGACGCGCATATTTTCTGCCGTCCGGATCAAATCAAGGAAGAGTTCGCGCGCGTCGTGAACCTCATCCGCCAAGTGTACGACGATTTCGGCATCAAGGACTACCGTTTCCGCTTGTCGTACCGCGACCCGCAGGACACGGAGAAGTACTTCCAGAACGACGAGATGTGGGAAATGTCGCAGCGCATGCTGCGCGAAGTTGTCGAAGAGCTCGGCTTGCCGTTCTTCGAGGCGGAAGGCGAAGCGGCGTTCTACGGACCGAAGCTGGACGTTCAAATCAAGACGGCACTCGGCAAAGAAGAGACGCTGTCGACGGCGCAGCTGGACTTCCTGCTGCCTGAACGCTTCGAGCTGGAGTACGTCGGCGACGACGGCAAGAAGCACCGCCCGGTCGTTATCCACCGCGGCATTATTTCGACGATGGAGCGCATGACGGCGTTCCTGCTTGAGAACTTCGCAGGCGCGTTCCCGTTGTGGCTGTCGCCGGTTCAAGCGAAAATCATCCCGGTATCCGTCGCGTACGAAGGCTACGCGCGCGAGCTCGAGTCGAAGCTTCAGCTGGCCGGCATCCGCGTGGAGTCCGATCTGCGCAACGAGAAGCTCGGCTACAAGATCCGCGAGGCACAGCTGGAGAAGGCGCCATACATGCTCGTCGTAGGCGAGAATGAAGCGAACTCCGAATCCGTCTCCGTCCGCAAGCGCGGCGAAGGCGATCTCGGCTCCATGCCGGTTTCGCAGTTAATTTCGCTCTTGAAAGAGCAAATTTCGCAGAAGCAAATCTAA
- the mqnC gene encoding cyclic dehypoxanthinyl futalosine synthase: MQQVDRILDKALQGERIGLEECVTLFESDEIEKMGHVANQIMLRRHPEPVTTFVVGRNINYTNVCDVYCRFCAFYRAPGSKEGYVLPDETILQKIQETMNVGGTEILMQGGVNPDLPFTYYLDLLRKIKQHFPGITMHSFSPAEIHKMVALSGGLSLEQVLRELNQAGLDSLPGGGGEILDDRTRRKISRLKGSWTDWMDVMKTAHRIGMNTTATMVIGFGEEMEERALHLLRVRDAQDECIANGYDSKGFLAFIPWTFQPENTNMKREKASPEEYLKTLAISRITLDNIDNFQSSWVTMGPEIGKLSLSYGCNDFGSTMIEENVVSAAGTTHKVNIDTILRLIREAGKTPAQRNTRYEILKMYEESEMAKNDFIMQN, from the coding sequence ATGCAGCAGGTGGATCGCATTTTAGATAAAGCACTGCAAGGAGAACGGATCGGGCTCGAGGAATGCGTAACGCTGTTCGAATCCGACGAAATCGAAAAAATGGGCCATGTCGCCAACCAGATTATGCTGCGGCGCCATCCCGAACCGGTGACGACGTTCGTCGTCGGCCGTAACATTAACTACACGAACGTGTGCGACGTCTACTGCCGCTTCTGCGCGTTCTACCGCGCCCCGGGCTCGAAGGAAGGCTACGTGCTGCCGGATGAGACGATTTTGCAGAAGATCCAGGAAACGATGAACGTCGGCGGTACTGAAATTCTTATGCAGGGCGGCGTTAATCCGGATTTGCCGTTTACGTATTATTTGGACTTATTGCGTAAAATCAAACAGCATTTCCCAGGCATCACGATGCATTCCTTCTCCCCGGCGGAGATTCATAAAATGGTTGCCCTGTCCGGCGGCTTGTCGCTGGAACAAGTGCTGCGCGAGCTTAATCAAGCGGGTCTGGACTCGCTGCCGGGCGGCGGCGGAGAAATTCTCGACGACCGGACCAGACGCAAAATCAGCCGCTTGAAAGGCTCGTGGACCGACTGGATGGACGTCATGAAGACGGCGCACCGGATCGGCATGAACACGACGGCGACGATGGTTATCGGCTTCGGCGAAGAGATGGAGGAGCGTGCCCTGCACTTGCTCCGCGTACGCGACGCTCAGGATGAGTGCATCGCGAACGGCTACGACTCGAAGGGCTTCCTGGCGTTCATTCCGTGGACGTTCCAGCCGGAAAACACGAATATGAAGCGCGAGAAGGCGTCGCCTGAGGAGTACCTGAAGACGCTCGCGATCAGCCGGATCACGCTGGACAATATCGATAACTTCCAATCGTCGTGGGTAACGATGGGGCCGGAAATCGGCAAGCTGTCGCTTTCCTACGGCTGCAACGACTTCGGCAGCACGATGATCGAGGAGAACGTCGTTTCCGCGGCCGGCACGACGCATAAGGTCAACATCGATACGATTCTTCGACTGATCCGCGAAGCCGGCAAGACGCCTGCGCAGCGGAACACGCGCTATGAAATTTTGAAGATGTATGAAGAATCCGAAATGGCAAAAAACGACTTTATTATGCAAAACTAA
- a CDS encoding PLP-dependent transferase, giving the protein MKIESRLAQIGSIKEPATGAVSFPVYQSTAFRHPKLGESTGFDYARTKSPTRTVLEEAAAQLESGDAGFACSSGMAALTTVFALFEQGDHLLVSLDLYGGTYRLLERIMTKFGVTASYVDTNDIDAMNQLVTPATKAILIETPTNPLMMITDVERVCSWAKSKGLLSIVDNTLLTPFFQRPIELGADIIVHSATKYLGGHNDVLAGLIVTKGQELSQQMAFLHNSLGAVLGPQDSWLLMRGMKTLALRMERHQANATAIANWLLTHGAVEDVYYPALPHHPGHEVQNRQSSGNTGIFSFRLKNAAYVEPILRHIKLIAFAESLGGVESLMTYPAVQTHADIPAEIRQKVGVDDRLLRFSVGIEHADDLIADLAQAFDEAKRELGEA; this is encoded by the coding sequence ATGAAAATTGAAAGCCGTTTAGCACAGATTGGATCCATTAAAGAGCCTGCAACCGGAGCGGTCAGCTTCCCGGTGTATCAATCAACGGCCTTCCGCCACCCGAAGCTTGGCGAGAGCACGGGCTTCGACTATGCCCGCACGAAGAGCCCGACGCGCACCGTGCTGGAAGAAGCGGCCGCTCAGCTGGAGTCCGGCGATGCCGGGTTTGCCTGCAGCAGCGGCATGGCCGCGCTGACGACCGTTTTCGCGCTGTTCGAGCAAGGCGACCATCTGCTTGTTTCCCTTGATCTGTACGGCGGTACATACCGCTTGCTGGAGCGCATCATGACGAAGTTCGGCGTAACCGCTTCGTACGTGGACACAAACGACATCGACGCAATGAACCAGCTGGTGACGCCGGCTACGAAAGCGATTCTGATCGAGACGCCGACGAATCCGCTGATGATGATTACCGATGTGGAGCGGGTTTGTTCGTGGGCGAAGTCCAAAGGGCTGCTGTCCATCGTCGATAATACGCTGCTGACGCCGTTCTTCCAGCGTCCGATCGAGCTTGGCGCCGATATTATCGTGCACAGCGCGACCAAATACCTTGGCGGCCACAACGACGTGCTGGCCGGTCTAATCGTAACGAAAGGCCAGGAGCTGTCGCAGCAAATGGCGTTCCTTCACAACTCGCTGGGCGCGGTGCTCGGTCCGCAGGATTCCTGGCTCTTGATGCGCGGCATGAAGACGCTCGCGCTTCGCATGGAGCGTCACCAAGCTAACGCGACGGCGATCGCGAACTGGCTGCTGACGCATGGAGCGGTGGAGGATGTGTACTATCCGGCACTGCCTCACCATCCGGGACATGAGGTGCAGAACCGTCAATCCTCCGGCAACACCGGCATTTTCTCGTTCCGCTTGAAAAATGCCGCGTACGTGGAGCCGATTCTCCGCCACATCAAGCTGATCGCGTTCGCCGAGAGCCTCGGCGGCGTGGAGTCGCTGATGACGTATCCGGCCGTTCAAACGCATGCGGATATCCCGGCGGAAATCCGCCAAAAGGTCGGCGTAGACGACCGTCTGCTGCGCTTCTCCGTCGGCATCGAGCACGCGGACGACTTGATCGCCGATTTGGCGCAAGCCTTCGACGAGGCGAAACGCGAGCTAGGGGAGGCATAA
- the corA gene encoding magnesium/cobalt transporter CorA, which translates to MKIRHVNQGVFTVVDDIHATVVPPGEGFYWIDADVDDLDVLQPIFGIHELAVEDCLSEEEQRPKIEIHESHYFIVINSIRFDDEEIFLRALNIFLGRHYIITVTKQKINELRTLKPILLEEQVSRPDRFLYHLVDIVVDNYFLVGDRIEARIESLEEDILVHTKKSHLNEIIGLRSEILWLKKVLGPQKELIATLNKKDLKLIDDQLQKYFSDIYENAVKIAETFETYRDLMGNLREAYQSSLANRANEIMRVFTALTTIFMPLTFITGIYGMNFDFIPGLHLHGGSYILLTFMLLLGFGMFFIFRKKEWL; encoded by the coding sequence ATGAAAATTCGTCATGTCAATCAAGGCGTGTTCACGGTCGTGGACGATATTCATGCAACCGTCGTGCCGCCAGGCGAAGGCTTCTACTGGATCGATGCCGACGTAGACGACCTTGACGTGCTGCAGCCGATCTTCGGGATTCATGAGCTGGCCGTTGAGGACTGCCTCAGCGAAGAAGAACAGCGGCCGAAGATTGAAATTCATGAAAGCCATTATTTTATCGTTATTAACAGCATCCGATTTGACGATGAGGAAATTTTTCTGCGCGCCCTGAATATCTTTCTGGGCCGCCATTATATTATTACGGTTACGAAGCAGAAGATTAACGAGCTCCGCACGCTGAAGCCGATTCTGCTCGAAGAGCAGGTCAGCCGGCCCGACCGCTTCCTGTACCACCTGGTCGATATCGTCGTCGATAACTACTTCCTCGTCGGCGACCGGATCGAAGCGCGGATCGAGAGCTTGGAAGAAGATATTCTGGTTCATACCAAGAAATCGCATCTGAACGAAATTATCGGGTTGCGAAGCGAAATTTTGTGGCTGAAGAAGGTGCTCGGTCCGCAAAAGGAGCTTATCGCGACGCTGAACAAGAAGGACTTGAAGCTGATCGACGATCAGCTGCAGAAGTACTTCAGCGACATCTATGAGAATGCGGTCAAAATCGCCGAGACGTTCGAGACGTACCGCGATTTGATGGGCAACTTACGAGAAGCATACCAGTCGTCTCTTGCGAACCGCGCGAACGAAATCATGCGCGTGTTTACGGCGCTGACGACGATCTTCATGCCGCTTACCTTCATTACCGGCATCTACGGAATGAACTTCGACTTTATCCCCGGCCTGCATTTGCACGGCGGCTCTTATATTCTGCTCACGTTTATGCTGCTGCTCGGTTTCGGTATGTTTTTTATTTTCCGCAAGAAAGAATGGCTTTAA
- a CDS encoding putative sporulation protein YtxC codes for MELFTVSLLSASREAIDRLHRSLSEEFIDLHSDNLAAVPYVSFTRPLYETMEISCLVDLAGFSLAADGSMMYRKAAKAFARYIMSELEPMLLKAIIRKQFHYEESKEIEVLERYCHNILYGSSVPSVQADDTDAALIRSDRERRLGKVADEIDQFLNSNTRLHLDGFVTFRLAPYWQELKEVVAYAVDEYVMDKQYQEFISLLKYFVRMQEVKLPIVHVLHKGGSEFALYDQDFQMLETVQADRIVAEMLESEMNMEDMIVSTLITVSPQQIVIHTRQPELPVMRTLETIFEQRVRLCCTCGHCSYFFDEQGQPAAQATTEPVPEKRVRNVIP; via the coding sequence ATGGAACTCTTCACTGTTTCTTTGCTTTCGGCTTCCCGTGAAGCGATTGATCGTCTACACCGCAGCTTAAGCGAAGAATTCATCGACTTACATAGCGACAATCTAGCCGCAGTTCCGTACGTTAGCTTCACTAGGCCATTGTATGAGACAATGGAAATTTCATGCCTTGTCGATCTCGCCGGCTTCTCGCTCGCTGCCGACGGTTCGATGATGTACCGCAAAGCGGCGAAAGCTTTTGCCCGTTACATCATGTCCGAGCTGGAACCGATGCTGTTAAAAGCGATTATCCGCAAACAGTTCCACTACGAAGAAAGCAAAGAAATCGAGGTGCTGGAGCGATACTGCCATAACATCTTGTACGGTTCGTCGGTTCCGTCCGTGCAGGCTGACGATACTGACGCAGCGCTGATCCGTTCAGACAGAGAACGCCGCTTGGGCAAGGTCGCCGACGAAATCGATCAATTTCTGAACAGCAACACGCGCCTGCATCTGGACGGGTTCGTCACGTTCAGACTGGCTCCTTATTGGCAGGAGCTGAAAGAGGTTGTCGCATACGCGGTCGATGAATACGTCATGGATAAGCAATATCAGGAGTTTATTTCGCTGCTCAAATATTTCGTGCGCATGCAGGAAGTGAAGCTTCCGATCGTGCATGTGCTGCACAAGGGCGGCAGCGAATTCGCGCTGTATGACCAAGATTTTCAGATGCTGGAGACGGTGCAGGCCGACCGGATCGTAGCGGAAATGCTGGAATCGGAAATGAACATGGAGGATATGATCGTCAGCACGCTCATTACGGTGTCGCCGCAGCAGATCGTCATTCATACGCGACAGCCCGAGCTGCCCGTCATGCGTACGCTGGAAACGATATTTGAACAGCGCGTCCGGCTGTGCTGCACATGCGGCCATTGCAGCTATTTCTTCGACGAGCAGGGGCAGCCTGCCGCGCAAGCGACGACCGAGCCGGTCCCCGAGAAGCGGGTCCGCAACGTGATTCCATAA
- a CDS encoding RNA polymerase sigma factor produces MNKESSRAQPNALFQTDSFEDKLLELYNEMIQVAYAKVYNKSDAQDAVQEAWVRMLMKQSTLRERSKLAAWAKAITTNIAANLNKRAARMRPTDDDSLMLNKNERAVLRDEAAVMLEITELLDMLDPVSRTMLLYKFYYGFKDAEIAAFMEVPVGTIKARIHRTKKYLRENMN; encoded by the coding sequence ATGAACAAAGAATCATCCCGTGCTCAGCCTAACGCATTATTCCAAACGGATTCATTTGAGGACAAGCTGCTTGAGCTTTATAACGAGATGATTCAAGTTGCCTATGCGAAGGTATACAATAAATCCGATGCGCAGGACGCCGTTCAGGAAGCCTGGGTGCGCATGCTGATGAAGCAGTCGACGCTCAGAGAGCGCTCGAAGCTGGCTGCTTGGGCGAAGGCCATCACGACCAACATTGCCGCGAACCTCAATAAGAGGGCGGCTCGGATGCGGCCGACCGACGATGATTCGCTCATGCTGAACAAAAACGAGCGAGCCGTACTCCGTGACGAAGCGGCCGTCATGCTCGAAATTACGGAGCTGCTGGACATGCTCGATCCGGTGTCGCGGACGATGCTGCTGTACAAGTTTTATTACGGCTTCAAAGACGCCGAAATCGCGGCGTTCATGGAGGTTCCCGTCGGCACGATCAAAGCCCGGATTCACCGGACAAAGAAGTATTTGCGCGAGAACATGAACTGA
- the metA gene encoding homoserine O-acetyltransferase MetA — MPIKVPDQLPAKDVLTDENIFLMDESVAYHQDIRPLRIAILNLMPTKEITETQLLRLIGNTPLQVEVVLLHPRTHVSKNTSSEHLEAFYKTFDDIKHEYYDGMVITGAPVETMPFEEVNYWEELKEIMDWSTRRVTSTFHICWGAQAGLYHHYGVPKYDLSEKMFGVFPHTVEKRNVPLVRGFDELFLVPQSRHTEVRREDIEAVNDLDILSFSDDAGVYIVASKNGRQVFVTGHSEYDPLSLKAEYDRDVAKGMDIALPRNYYPNNDPSRIPLSSWRAHANLLFSNWLNYYVYQQTPYDLGAGI, encoded by the coding sequence ATGCCGATTAAAGTACCCGACCAATTGCCTGCGAAGGACGTTCTGACTGACGAGAACATCTTTCTAATGGACGAGAGCGTAGCCTACCACCAAGATATCCGCCCGCTGCGGATCGCGATTCTGAACTTGATGCCAACGAAGGAGATTACGGAAACGCAGCTGCTTCGCCTGATCGGAAATACGCCGCTGCAAGTAGAAGTCGTGCTGCTGCACCCGCGCACCCACGTTTCGAAGAACACCTCCTCCGAGCATTTGGAGGCCTTCTACAAAACGTTCGACGATATCAAGCACGAATATTACGATGGCATGGTCATTACCGGAGCGCCGGTGGAAACGATGCCGTTCGAGGAAGTGAACTACTGGGAAGAGTTGAAAGAAATCATGGATTGGTCCACCCGCCGGGTCACTTCGACGTTCCATATCTGTTGGGGCGCGCAGGCAGGCCTGTACCACCATTACGGCGTTCCGAAATACGATCTTTCGGAGAAAATGTTCGGCGTGTTCCCGCATACGGTCGAGAAGCGCAACGTGCCGCTCGTTCGCGGCTTCGACGAGCTGTTCCTCGTGCCGCAATCCCGTCATACGGAAGTGCGCCGCGAAGACATCGAAGCGGTGAACGATCTCGATATTTTATCGTTTTCGGATGACGCAGGCGTCTATATCGTGGCTTCCAAGAACGGCAGGCAGGTATTCGTAACCGGTCATTCCGAGTACGATCCTCTTTCGCTTAAAGCGGAATACGACCGCGACGTCGCCAAAGGGATGGACATCGCCCTGCCGAGGAATTATTATCCTAACAACGATCCTTCGCGGATCCCGCTGTCGAGCTGGAGAGCGCATGCGAATCTGCTTTTCTCGAACTGGCTGAATTATTACGTCTATCAGCAAACGCCTTATGATTTGGGCGCTGGCATTTAA